The Buteo buteo chromosome 1, bButBut1.hap1.1, whole genome shotgun sequence sequence ACCGGCTGTCCCCAGCCACGCTTCCCGCCCGGCAGCTGCATCCCAATCtgcctggggttttttagtCATCAGCTCCCGTGAGCTGGTAAAGGAGGGTCCGAGTCGGCACAGACTCAGGAGGGTGGAAACGGGGATGCGGAGGATGGTGCCGTTAGGCTGTTGGGTGTaaggaggggctgggagggggcaaaCGGGGCGAGAAGAAGAGCGTAGGTGTGCTGCTAGGAGGATTTCGGCAGCACCGACCCGCACACCCAGCATTTCTGCAGTCGTGCGTGCCGCCGCACCCATTTCCTTGAGCTTTATTTCAAGTCGCtacttgaaaaaagaaaaaacaaatattaaaggaaaaacaaacagaggaGAACTTTATCGTTAACCAGAAGCACCCCAAACTTCTCTGGGCCCAGGCGGGGCATGGGTGCAGGGAAATGCCGGTGGAGGGGTCTGCCAGGCGGTGCCTTCGCCTGCAGACCCTCATCTGATGGGGCTGGTGGGTCCCTGCCCAGGTCCTGAGGACCTTTGACTCCATGATCAGCTCAAACTGCACCCAGGAGCTGGAGAACGCTGGGGTGGACGTCTGGAAGCACACGCAGGTACGGGCACGCAGAGCAGCCCCGTGGCTTGTCCCATCCCTCCTggagaggcagggctgggggaaagctgGTATTTTGGGCATGGCTCGCCAAGCCACGGCTTTGGCGGCATCCCTGGTCCTGTGGTACGGCCACCATCGCCTGTCACAAGGCAAAAGCCGTCGGCGCCTTCTCCCCCGGCGGCTCCTGTTGTTCCCTGCAGGTCAAAACGGTCACCAAGTCCTCTTGCGGGCTGCTGGATGTGACGGTGACCTCCTCGGTGCCTGGCCGCAAGCCGACGGAGGGAGTGATCCGGGACGTGGACTGCCTGCTTTGGGCCGTGGGGCGGGAGCCCAACACCGAGGACCTGTGCCTGGACCAAGTGGTGAGATGGTAGCACATCCCTTCCGTGCTGATGCGAGGATGCCCGCGGTTCTCCGGGGGTCCCATGGATCTCCGGAGCCTGCCACAGGATGGTGTTCCCACCATGCCCTGCCCCTAGGTGGGAATACGATGGCCACCGGCACGGGTCCCCCGTGGGCATCGCTTGCCCCGTCCCTCCTGGGGCACGTGCCGAGGCGGCTGCCGTTTTCCGTGGCAGGGCGTGCAGGTGGACGCCAAGGGCCATGTGGTGGTGGACGAGTACCAGAACACCACCAGGAGAGGGGTCTACGCCGTCGGGGACGTCTGCGGGAGAGCCCTCCTCACCCCAGGTACCGCGGCcgtgcccccctcccctccacagCCCCTCGGtgccgcgccgtgccgcggcTCACgttccccatccctccccgcAGTGGCCATCGCAGCTGGCAGAAAGCTGGCCCACAGGCTCTTCGGGGGCAAGCCGGAGTCCCGGCTGGACTACCGTGACATCCCCACCGTCGTCTTCAGCCACCCGCCCATCGGCACCGTGGGCCTCACCGAAGGTGGGGACGGAggggacgcggggggggggcgaagAGGTTGGGGACGTTGTGGCTCAGAGCTGTTGCTTTGATGCTCGAGGAAACGATCTGATCTCTGGCGAGGGGTCCGAGCCTTGCAAGATGCGCTTTGACTCCCTCTTTATAAACGCCTCGTGTGGACGGCGCGTCCCCTTGACCTACGTGCCGTGTCTTCTGCTGCAGACGAAGCCGTGGCCACGCACGGGAGGGAGAACGTGAAGATCTACAGCACGTCCTTCACCCCCTTGTACCACGCCGTCACCCAGAGGAAGGTGAAGTGCGTCATGAAGCTGGTGTGCgctggcaaggaggagaaggtgcgtggaggggtcctgggggggacGGCTGGGTGCTGCCGTGGCGGGGACCACGGCTGGCTGCCCTCTTGTCCCCGCGGGGTCGGCTCTGACCCGCTCAGACCGGGTCTCCGGCTGGGAtccagctcccccagcaccaAGCCCAGTGTTCAGCCTGGATTTTGCCGGTGCTGGGTCCCACCCGGGCTCTCGCTTCTTCCCCAAAGGTGGTGGGATTGCACATGCAAGGGCTGGGCTGCGACGAAATACTGCAGGGCTTTGCCGTGGCCATCAAAATGGGGGCCACCAAGGCCGACCTGGACAACACCGTTGCCATTCACCCCACTTCTGCCGAAGAGCTGGTGACGCTGCGCTGAGGCGGTGGGcgcaggcagccccagggacggcggctgcagctggggaaaatGTTTTGTACGTCCTAAAAAAATGCCTTAATGTCAGGCGGTTGCCTGGAGAACGGGTGTGTAAAAACAGCGTGGCTTGCTTTGgagtggaaaataaatacagtgatGCCGGCAAGTCTCTTAGCGTCTTACGACGCCTGTCTCCCACCGTGCCCAACCGCGGGGGGTGGTGGCAAGGTCCCTCGGCATCGTTTTGGGGAAGGCTGGGCTCCTCCGCTAccgtccccatccccggggCTGTGCGGGGAGCAGCAGAGCGGGGCAGGACGGCTGGGTGCTTGGGGTACTCGTGGGCGCTGGAGTATCCCAGGTGGGCTCTGTTCTCCGCCGCGGGCTCATGGAGGGGTGAATCGGCATCGTTGTTGGATGTGGGATCACGGGGGGAGATGCTGGCCTGACCCTGCTGCATCCCAGAGGCTTCCAGATCCCCTCCGCTGTCCCGTCGCTATCCGCTCTTCGTGGCTGCGGCTTTCGAGCTCTCGAAGCTTGAGGCAGCTCGAAGAGGCTGAGGGCAAAGCTGGGCAGGAGCGATGGGGCACAGCGCTGGCTGGGGAACTGCtggtttctgctttgcttttgctagAAATGAATAGTTTGCATGAAATCAAAGTATCTCCACAGTCGAGAACTCCCTGAAACCTAAAGGGGAGGTGGGCGGCCCAAGGAAGGGGACGCTggtgctcagcagctccaggctTTGCCCCCAGCAAAGCCGTGGCAGGTAGGAAAATCCTGCCCAGCCCTCCTGACCCCATCAGCATGTATTTAAAGAGTATATTGGACTCCTGGAGGCTCAAGTACAAGCAAAAGCTCAAATATTACTGGTATCCTCAGTTATCTGTGTTAGTCTTTGAAAGAATTAGGCTTATTGCTAACTGAAGCTCACAAGATTTCCTCTGGGCTTGCTACAGATGATCCTCAGGCATGTTAGGGGAGTCAGTTGGAGTTAATTCATAGTTAATTGCTCCATTTGAATCACAGTGACTTGACCATCTCAGACAATATGCTCTAACGGCATTTTGTCagtattgttttttttcctttcaaattacAAGTTTGGTCACTTGATTTTAAGGCATGTTTTAGAGTATTTGTGAGAATTGTCCTGGACTTCATGGCCAGAGAAATTATCAAAGTgtctaaaaaaaagaaaggcggGGACAcacaggcacaggcaggggCTGAGTGTCCGCAGAAGCctctttttggggggaaaaggggcaaaaaaaaggcagagggaagCTGAACTGGGGGGAACTGAAGGGAACCGGGATGGGGACCAGGACGGGAGGAGGGACACCGGGGGTGGACGGGGGGGGTCTGGAGCGAGCGGCAGGGTCGGTATCCCCTCCCGCAGGCGGGGTTTAGCCCGCAGCGTCCCCGGTACTAccggcggcggggacgggcGGGCGCTAGGACCTAGCGGCCGACGGGCAGCTCCGCACGCTGACCACGCCCCTCACTCAGGCCACGCCCTCCGTCTCCTCCCCCCGGCGGGGCGGAGCCCCAGAGCGCctgcgcggggcggggccgagGGAGGTGTGGCCTGTGGCGGCCGCCATCTTCTCGTTCCGCCAGTTCTCTCCGTGCCGGCAGGCGGGCGGAGTCGGGTCGCGGTCCCCGGGCCGGGTCTGCGGCCCCGCGGGCGCACTGTGGGggggcccggccctgcccggtGCCGGGAGCCGCAGGGCGGTGTCCGCCCGCCCCAGGTGAGGAGAGGGAACCGGCTGGAgaagccggggaggggggacccGGGCCGGGATGTGTGGGCGAGCGGGGCTGCTTCAGCCCGGAGCCGCGGGACTACGGCGGGGAGCGGCCGCCCGGTGGACGGGACGAGGAGGAGCGGCTGCGGTGCCCGGTGGCTCGGCGGAAGAGCtgcggggctcggggcgccgGCGAATAAAGCCCGGAGGGCCGGAGCccggcgccccccgccccgcgtcCTCGCAGTCCGGGGCCGGGTCTGCTTCGCCGGTCCCCTCGTCCCGACAGCGGCGGGGTTTGGGGCtgcgccggccgcggcggggacTCGGGACCCGGAGCCGGTGCCCGACGGCCGCTGGGTAGCCACGCCCCCTCGCTGACCACGCCCATCCCGCCGCACGGGCCACGCCCCCGCCCAGTCTCCGccccccggggcggggcggggccgagGGCGCTTTGGCCTGCGGCGGCCGCCATTTTGTCgtcccgccgggccgggccgggccaccGGGCGGGGGCTGC is a genomic window containing:
- the GSR gene encoding glutathione reductase, mitochondrial, which translates into the protein MAAAAYELLVLGGGSGGLAGARRAAELGARVALVEPRRFGGTCVNVGCVPKKVMWNTAVHAEFIHDHADYGFETPSVKFNWRTIKEKRDAYVRRLNEIYENNVKKAHIDIIRGYGKFTADPEPTIEVNGKKYTAPHILIATGGRPAVPPDSKIPGASLGMTSDDFFDLEELPRRSVIVGAGYIAVEIVGILSTLGSKSSLLIRQDKVLRTFDSMISSNCTQELENAGVDVWKHTQVKTVTKSSCGLLDVTVTSSVPGRKPTEGVIRDVDCLLWAVGREPNTEDLCLDQVGVQVDAKGHVVVDEYQNTTRRGVYAVGDVCGRALLTPVAIAAGRKLAHRLFGGKPESRLDYRDIPTVVFSHPPIGTVGLTEDEAVATHGRENVKIYSTSFTPLYHAVTQRKVKCVMKLVCAGKEEKVVGLHMQGLGCDEILQGFAVAIKMGATKADLDNTVAIHPTSAEELVTLR